AGAGCGCAGCAACCGTCTGCATCCTGGCCAGAAACCAGCAACCAGCTACGTCGAAGAATGCCTGGCCGGCCGCAAGGGCCCGGTCATCGCCTCCACCGACTACATGAAGCTGTTTGCCGAACAAATTCGCCAGTGGGTCCCGTCCAAGGAGTTCAAAGTCCTGGGCACCGACGGTTTCGGCCGCAGTGACAGCCGCAAGAAGCTGCGTCACTTCTTCGAAGTCGACCGTCACTTCGTGGTGTTGGCAGCCCTGGAAGCCTTGGCTGACCGTGGTGAGATCGAACCCAAGGTGGTGGCTGACGCCATCGTCAAGTTCGGTATCAACCCGGAAAAACGCAACCCACTGGACTGCTGAGGAGACTTTTTGTGAGCGAACTCATTCGCGTACCTGACATCGGCAGCGGTGAAGGTGAAGTAATCGAGCTGTTTGTGAAGGTCGGCGACACCGTCGAAGCCGACCAGAGCATCCTGACCCTGGAATCGGACAAGGCGAGCATGGAAATTCCTGCTCCCAAGGCCGGCGTGGTCAAGAGCCTGAAGGTCAAGCTGGGCGACCGCCTGAAAGAAGGCGACGAACTGCTCGAGCTGGAAATCGAAGGTGCCGCCGATGCGGCGCCTGCGGCGGCCGCTCCTGCAGCCGCTCCCGCGCCGGCTGAAAAGCCTGCCGCTGCCGCCGAGGCCCCAGCGGCCCCGGCCGCTGCACCGGCTGCCGCTACCGTTCAGGACATTCACGTTCCGGACATCGGCTCGTCGGGCAAAGCCAAGATCATCGAGCTGCTGGTCAAGGTCGGCGATACGGTCGAAGCCGACCAGTCGCTGATCACCCTGGAGTCCGACAAGGCCTCCATGGAGATTCCATCGCCGGCTGCCGGCGTGGTGGAAAGCATTGCGGTCAAGCTGGAAGACGAAGTCGGCACCGGTGACTTCATCCTCAAGCTCAAAGTACAAGGCGCCGCGCCTGCCGCTGCTCCAGCACCGGCCGCCGCTCCGGCGGCCAAAGCTGAAGCCGCCCAGGCTCCGGCTGCCGCGCCCGCACCCGCCGCAAAAGCCGAGGCCGCACCGGCCCCAGCTGCTGCCGCGCCTGCACCGAGCGGTGCCAAGGTTCACGCCGGCCCGGCCGTGCGTCAGCTGGCCCGTGAATTCGGCGTCGAGCTCAGCGCCGTCGCCGCCACCGGCCCTCACGGTCGTGTGCTGAAGGAAGACGTGCAGGTTTACGTCAAAGCCATGATGCAAAAGGCCAAGGAAGCGCCGGCTGCCGGCGGCGCTACCGGTGGCTCGGGCATTCCGCCGATCCGCACCGTGGACTTCAGCCGCTTCGGCGAAATCGAAGAAGTGCCGATGACCCGTCT
The sequence above is drawn from the Pseudomonas quebecensis genome and encodes:
- the aceF gene encoding dihydrolipoyllysine-residue acetyltransferase, producing MSELIRVPDIGSGEGEVIELFVKVGDTVEADQSILTLESDKASMEIPAPKAGVVKSLKVKLGDRLKEGDELLELEIEGAADAAPAAAAPAAAPAPAEKPAAAAEAPAAPAAAPAAATVQDIHVPDIGSSGKAKIIELLVKVGDTVEADQSLITLESDKASMEIPSPAAGVVESIAVKLEDEVGTGDFILKLKVQGAAPAAAPAPAAAPAAKAEAAQAPAAAPAPAAKAEAAPAPAAAAPAPSGAKVHAGPAVRQLAREFGVELSAVAATGPHGRVLKEDVQVYVKAMMQKAKEAPAAGGATGGSGIPPIRTVDFSRFGEIEEVPMTRLMQIGAAGLHASWLNIPHVTQFDQADITDLEAFRVAQKAVAEKAGVKLTVLPLLLKACAHLLKELPDFNSSLAPSGKAIIRKKYVHIGFAVDTPDGLLVPVIKNVDQKSLLQLAAEAAALAAKARDKKLTPDDMQGACFTISSLGHIGGTGFTPIVNAPEVAILGVSKATIQPVWDGKAFQPKLMLPLSLSYDHRVINGAAAARFTQRLSQLLNDIRTILL